Below is a window of Synechococcus sp. PCC 7335 DNA.
CTGGTTCATGACGCAGCATAAACATCACTTCTGGCTCTGGGCCGTGCAGCGCTTTCCACTCTCGCACTCGGCGCTGCAACGTCCGCAGCACTTGTGGATACTTACCCGGATACTGTTCTTCTAGATACTCGAACAACGTGGTTGGCTTCAGTCTTGGCTCTCGGCGCAGCATTGGTTCTAGCTCGCTGCCCCACACCTCGGCTAAGGGGTCTCGGTGTTGCGGCGCTGATACAACGGCTCCTCGGTTGGAACGGTGACGATCTGCATCAATCCGTTGCCCCGTGCGCTCTGATATCTCGGCTATCGACGACGATGCCGACTGGGTCAGCCCCAGCTTTCGCGCGTTCATATAGGCTCTCTTCTGGTATAAGTGAATGGCTTTGGGCACAGGTCATAGGCTGATTGGCTGACAAAAGATGCAATAGCCAGGTTGAATCGCTGTCATACAGGGACTTGAGAGCCGCAAAGGTTGCGAGGGGGAGCCAGCGTTCTAAGATTTAGATGCAACTCAAAACCAAAGGAACGCTGTGAAAAAAACTCCCGCCTCTACGATGCCTTGAAAGCCTGGCTGGGTCAAGATTGCCCCTGGGCACATCTATCGCATCTAACGACCTGCTGTTGGATGGTGTTTGCGCTGATTCAAACCGGCAGCGTCAGCCTGACAAAGTGGACAACCTACTTGCCCTGTCGCGGTCTCTACGCCCAGAGTAAACAAAGACGGGTGCGTCGCTGGTTAGGCAATAGCCGCATCAACATCCACCGATTGTACAAACCGCTGATTCAAGCGGCCTTGGCGACCTGGGAAGCCGAGTGCCTTTATCTTTGTTTAGACACCTCGCTGTTTTGGGAGCAGTACTGCTTAATTCGGCTAGCCGTGGTGTATCGAGGCCGCTCCATTCCTCTGGCTTGGCGAGTTCTAGAACACAACAGTGCCTCTGTTGCGTTTGAAGCCTATGAAGAACTGCTCAGGCAGTCTACGCAATACTTGCCTTCAAACGCAAACATGATTCTGTTGGCCGACCGAGGCTTTGTGCATACCCGTGCGATGACGCTGATAAAACAACTCGGCTGGCACTACCGCATCCGTATCAAAAGTGACACCTGGATTTGGCGACCCGGTTCCGGCTGGTGTCAACCTAAATCGTTTCACCTAGAACGAGGTCGGGCACTATGTTTCCACCACATCAGACTCCATCGTCACGAACAGTACGGCCCAGTGCATGTCATCATCGGGCGCAACAACATCAATGGTGAACTTTGGGCCGTCGTCAGCGACCAGCCCACTAGCCCGCAAACCTTTATGGAATATGCCTTGCGCTTCGATATCGAGGAAGGATTTTTAGACGACCAGTCCGCCGGTTGGAATCTACAACGCTCTGAGATTCGAGGCCTCACTGACCTCTCTCGCTTATGGTTTATTCTGGCAGTAGCCACGCTTTACGTCACGGCTCAAGGCGTAGCGGTTGTGCAATCAGGCCGTAGGCGATGGATTGACACACACTGGGATAGAGGCAACAGCTACTTTCGCATCGGATTGGAGTGGACTAAGGCGGCTCTGCTCAACGGTTGGCAGGTGATTAAACAGGCTTGTTTTACCTCTCACATTGATCCGCAACCGGCGATGGCTTCTAGGCCACAACACAACAAGAAGTCCGGGCGCTTGCTCGATTTCAGCGTGATTACCGTTAAGTTTGTTCCTGATTAAACTTTTGTCAGCCAATCAGGGTCATAGGTCTCTTTCGCATGAGATCTACCTGTGCCCTTTTCTTTGCTTTTCGGCAAGTCGCTCTGCTGGGCTGTCGATGCTAGCCAATCTCACTCCGTTCTGACCAAACACGACAACCTGGTTTTAGAACCCGCCTACCTTCACTGTCGCCTAATAGCCCAGACTGGGCGCTTCCTCACCCACTCACCAATTCCCATCGCGTCTCTCCTAGTCGATGGCCTACCAGTCGGCCCAACGGCGAAGTTGTGCGGCGGCAGATAACCTTAAACACCCACAGACAAGCTCTGTTCCGTCCGCACCGACGCAGTGTTGGGCCATGTTACGCCCATGTCCTCAACTCATTTATGCGGAATTCGCTTGCTGCCAAGAGACCAAAAACGGCACCTGTTGGGTCTGCGAGGATGGCTTTCCGCTCACCACTAGGCATGTCGGTTGATTCCTCACACACGCTCGCACCCAGTGCCATAGCATTTGTGATAGCTGCATCAATATTGTCAGTTACAAGATAGGGTATCCAGACAGCGAATCCTACCGCACCAAACGATTGATTCGTGGCTCCAACTGCATCAGCATTGCCCATACTTTGCAAGACGGTATAGTGACCAGTCTGAGTTAGGTCGATGTCGTGAAACCTCCAGCCAAAAAGGTCGCAATAGAATAGCTTCGCTGATTCAACGTCGTCGGTTATGAGTTCATCCCAGAGGAACGTACCACTGGGAGCGGGAAAGGTGTGTGTAGGAAAGGTCGGACAAATGACTGCACCCTGCAAATCTTGAATTACCGAGCTACGACCAACCCCTGGCGTATCAAAAGGTTCCCGAACAATTGTTAACCCAAGACTCTTTGCCTTTGCCGTTACTGCATCAACATCCTGAACCATCACATAGGCAACCCAGCAAGAGAGGACATTCCGTCCAGGATCAACAAAGCCCCCGTGTGCTTCACCATTGGCAAGAATCAACGGATATGAAGCTTCACCAGGCTTCCAAACAGAGTTAGAGGCGTGTTCAATCTGGTATTTCCAACCAAGTAAGTCGGCGTAGAAATTTCTTGCTTTGGTAACATCTTGCGTCAGGAGATCGTGCCAGATAACGCGACCAACCTCAGCCTTGATGGACATATTCTCCTCCTCGAAAAGCCTTCTCTGCTAAATAATGACTTAACTATTTATTAGAGGAATATTTTCTCCATAATCTGACATATGGGGTGATTAAGGAGATAGGTTTCTGCCTAATCACCTTGTGAAACTAGATAAGTTTAATTTCGTCTACTTAGCCCCAGGGTAGCGAAGCTGCGAAATGGGGCTACTTACGAGTCAAGCCCTTGCCATGTAGGGGCTTACGCTAGTACACCCCTTAGCCTAAAAATGGACTGCCTTTGCCAAAAAGTGAGTAGTACAAAGCTATTTTCCAGCCTCAAAAATGGCTGAAACCCCTATTCTCTCGTTAAGAAGTTGCCTGTCGCGCAGCTACTCAGTCAGTACAAAAGAACTAAATGGCCCCATTTCGCAGCTTCGCTACTTTGGAGCCATATAGAAGCTCGCTACCGTCGTCGATGCGGCACGACTTGGGTAGGCTACATTGCTCACCTGAGCGAAACTTGCGACGACGATAGCGCTCATCTCGTCACCCATGTGGCGACGACCGATGGGAGCGGCCACGAAGCGCAGTCTATCGAAGGGATTCACGATGCACTCATTGCTAAACAACTACGGCCAGATGAGCACTATGTCGATGCAGCTTATGTTGATGCGCTATTGCTGGTGAAAGCACAGGAACAAGGTATCGAAACCGTTGGGCCACCGCGTCCAAACTCCAGTTGGCAGACACGAACCGAAGGCGCATACAACGTAGAGCAGTTCGAGATTGACTGGAAAAGTAAACAAGTCACCTGCCCAGAAGGCAAAACCACTAGGCCGTGGCAGGAACACGTTCGAGCCTCGGGCGACCCGTACCTATTCGCCAGGTTTCGCAAGCAGGATTGCCTTGACTGCAAGGCCCGTCATCTATGCACTAACGCTGCCGCAGGCCGGACGCTTCATCTGCTGCCACAAGCAGC
It encodes the following:
- a CDS encoding transposase; the protein is MVFALIQTGSVSLTKWTTYLPCRGLYAQSKQRRVRRWLGNSRINIHRLYKPLIQAALATWEAECLYLCLDTSLFWEQYCLIRLAVVYRGRSIPLAWRVLEHNSASVAFEAYEELLRQSTQYLPSNANMILLADRGFVHTRAMTLIKQLGWHYRIRIKSDTWIWRPGSGWCQPKSFHLERGRALCFHHIRLHRHEQYGPVHVIIGRNNINGELWAVVSDQPTSPQTFMEYALRFDIEEGFLDDQSAGWNLQRSEIRGLTDLSRLWFILAVATLYVTAQGVAVVQSGRRRWIDTHWDRGNSYFRIGLEWTKAALLNGWQVIKQACFTSHIDPQPAMASRPQHNKKSGRLLDFSVITVKFVPD
- a CDS encoding VOC family protein, giving the protein MSIKAEVGRVIWHDLLTQDVTKARNFYADLLGWKYQIEHASNSVWKPGEASYPLILANGEAHGGFVDPGRNVLSCWVAYVMVQDVDAVTAKAKSLGLTIVREPFDTPGVGRSSVIQDLQGAVICPTFPTHTFPAPSGTFLWDELITDDVESAKLFYCDLFGWRFHDIDLTQTGHYTVLQSMGNADAVGATNQSFGAVGFAVWIPYLVTDNIDAAITNAMALGASVCEESTDMPSGERKAILADPTGAVFGLLAASEFRINELRTWA
- a CDS encoding IS1182 family transposase → MPVAQLLSQYKRTKWPHFAASLLWSHIEARYRRRCGTTWVGYIAHLSETCDDDSAHLVTHVATTDGSGHEAQSIEGIHDALIAKQLRPDEHYVDAAYVDALLLVKAQEQGIETVGPPRPNSSWQTRTEGAYNVEQFEIDWKSKQVTCPEGKTTRPWQEHVRASGDPYLFARFRKQDCLDCKARHLCTNAAAGRTLHLLPQAAHEALARARAIQETDEGQKRYQRRAGIESAIAQGVKGFGLRRSRYIGLAKTHLQNMAIGAAMNIDRLFNWFQGVPLAKTRVSHFKALEPA